From a single Candidatus Chlorobium masyuteum genomic region:
- a CDS encoding VCBS domain-containing protein yields the protein MPNTTDGPNAIITGTSTASLTETNVVLKATGDLNVYDIDSSETFVTQYNVPGDHAYGTFTIRRNGGWTYTTNSAHNEFVAGQSYTDSITVTTADGTEQVLRVTITGTNDAAVISGTSTTTLTETNAALTATGTLSSTDVDGTANLFTAQNAPGTNGYGVFTIGTNGVWTYTANSAHNEFVGGQSYTDSITVTTADGTSQVVTVTMTGTNDAAVISGTSSVSLTETDAVLTATGTLSATDADSSAAFVARSNVAGTGGYGKFSIGTNGVWTYTANSAHNEFGAGQSYTDSITVTTADGTSKVVTVTMTGTNDAAVICGTSTASLTETNTVLTATGTLSATDVDSSAVFVAQSNVAGTGGYGTFSIGTNGVWSYTANSAHNEFVGGQSYTDSITVTTADGTSKVVTVTMTGTNDAAVISGTSTASLTETDAVLTATGTLSAMDADSSADFVTLINVAGNNGYGKFSINTNGVWSYTANSAHNEFVGGQSYTDSITVTTADGTSKVVTVTMTGTNDAAVISGTSTASLTESDAVLTATGSLSATDIDSSSAAFVAQSNVAGTGGYGKFTISTNGVWTYTANSAHNEFIGGQSYTDSITVTTADGTPKVVTVTMTGTNDAAVISGTSSVSLTESNAALTATGTLSSSDLDGTANLFTAQTAPGTNGFGVFTIGTNGVWSYTANSAHNEFVGGQSYTDSITVTTADGTSKVVTVTMTGTNDAAVISGTSTASLTETDAVLTATGTLSATDADSATTFTAQTNVAGTGGYGKFTIGTNGVWSYTANSAHNEFVGGQSYTDSITVTTADGTSKVVTVTMTGTNDAAVISGTSSVSLTENNAALTATGTLSSSDLDGTANLFTAQTAPGTNGFGVFTIGTNGVWSYTANSAHNEFVGGQSYMDSITVTTADGTSKVVTVTMTGTNDAAVISGTSTASLTETDAVLT from the coding sequence GTGCCGAATACTACTGATGGACCAAATGCGATAATTACCGGGACGAGTACTGCCAGCCTGACGGAGACGAATGTAGTACTGAAAGCAACTGGTGATTTGAATGTCTATGATATAGATAGTTCAGAGACTTTTGTTACCCAGTATAATGTACCGGGTGATCATGCCTATGGTACATTTACCATCCGCAGGAACGGTGGTTGGACCTATACAACCAACAGTGCTCACAATGAATTTGTAGCTGGTCAGAGCTATACGGACAGCATTACGGTAACGACAGCCGATGGCACAGAGCAGGTGCTGAGGGTGACCATTACGGGTACCAATGATGCGGCGGTGATAAGCGGTACAAGTACAACAACCCTGACGGAGACGAACGCTGCTTTGACTGCGACAGGCACACTGAGTTCCACTGATGTTGACGGTACAGCAAACCTCTTTACTGCACAGAACGCCCCGGGCACGAATGGGTACGGAGTGTTTACTATCGGCACGAACGGCGTGTGGACGTACACGGCCAACAGTGCCCACAACGAGTTTGTCGGAGGCCAGAGCTATACGGACAGCATTACGGTAACGACCGCAGACGGTACGTCACAGGTTGTAACCGTGACAATGACGGGTACCAATGATGCGGCGGTGATAAGCGGTACGAGCAGTGTCAGTCTGACGGAGACGGATGCGGTGTTGACTGCGACGGGCACGCTGAGTGCAACGGATGCGGACAGTTCTGCGGCTTTTGTTGCACGGAGTAATGTTGCCGGAACAGGCGGATACGGCAAGTTCAGCATCGGCACGAACGGTGTGTGGACGTACACGGCCAACAGTGCTCACAACGAGTTTGGTGCAGGCCAGAGCTATACGGACAGCATTACAGTAACGACCGCAGACGGTACGTCGAAGGTTGTAACCGTGACAATGACGGGTACCAATGATGCGGCGGTGATATGCGGCACGAGCACGGCGAGTCTTACGGAGACGAACACAGTTTTGACTGCAACGGGTACGCTGAGCGCTACGGACGTAGACAGTTCAGCGGTTTTTGTGGCGCAGAGTAATGTCGCTGGAACAGGCGGCTATGGGACGTTCAGTATCGGCACGAACGGCGTGTGGAGCTATACGGCAAACAGTGCTCACAACGAGTTTGTCGGAGGCCAGAGCTATACCGACAGTATTACGGTAACGACCGCAGATGGAACGTCGAAGGTCGTAACCGTGACAATGACGGGCACCAATGATGCGGCGGTGATAAGCGGCACGAGCACGGCGAGCCTGACGGAAACGGATGCTGTTCTGACGGCGACAGGTACGCTGAGTGCAATGGATGCCGACAGTTCAGCAGATTTTGTTACCCTGATTAATGTTGCGGGTAATAATGGTTACGGCAAGTTCAGCATTAATACGAACGGCGTGTGGAGCTATACGGCAAACAGTGCTCACAACGAGTTTGTCGGAGGCCAGAGCTATACGGACAGCATAACGGTGACGACCGCAGACGGTACGTCGAAGGTTGTAACCGTGACAATGACCGGTACCAATGATGCTGCGGTGATAAGCGGTACAAGCACGGCGAGTCTGACAGAAAGTGATGCGGTGTTGACTGCGACAGGCTCATTGAGTGCAACGGACATCGACAGCAGTTCAGCCGCTTTTGTTGCGCAGAGTAATGTCGCTGGAACCGGAGGTTATGGCAAGTTCACTATCAGCACGAATGGCGTGTGGACGTATACGGCAAACAGTGCGCATAACGAGTTTATCGGCGGTCAGAGCTATACCGACAGTATTACGGTAACGACCGCAGATGGAACGCCGAAAGTGGTAACGGTGACAATGACCGGTACCAATGATGCGGCGGTGATAAGCGGCACGAGCAGTGTCAGTCTGACTGAAAGTAATGCTGCTTTGACTGCGACAGGAACATTGAGTTCTTCAGACTTGGATGGTACTGCAAACCTCTTTACAGCGCAGACCGCCCCGGGAACTAATGGATTCGGAGTGTTTACTATCGGCACGAACGGCGTGTGGAGCTATACGGCAAACAGTGCCCACAACGAGTTTGTCGGAGGCCAGAGCTATACGGACAGTATAACGGTGACGACCGCAGATGGAACGTCGAAGGTCGTAACCGTGACAATGACGGGCACCAATGATGCGGCGGTGATAAGCGGCACGAGCACAGCGAGCCTGACGGAGACGGATGCTGTTCTGACTGCAACCGGTACGTTAAGTGCGACAGACGCAGATAGCGCGACAACATTTACAGCACAGACCAATGTCGCTGGAACCGGAGGTTATGGCAAGTTCACTATCGGCACGAATGGCGTGTGGAGCTATACGGCAAACAGTGCCCACAACGAGTTTGTCGGAGGCCAGAGCTATACCGACAGTATTACGGTAACGACCGCAGATGGAACGTCGAAGGTTGTAACCGTGACAATGACCGGTACCAATGATGCTGCGGTGATAAGCGGCACGAGCAGTGTCAGTCTGACTGAAAATAATGCTGCTTTGACTGCGACAGGAACATTGAGTTCTTCAGACTTGGATGGTACTGCAAACCTCTTTACAGCGCAGACCGCCCCGGGAACTAATGGATTCGGAGTGTTTACTATCGGTACGAACGGCGTGTGGAGCTATACGGCAAACAGTGCCCACAACGAGTTTGTCGGAGGCCAGAGCTATATGGACAGCATAACGGTGACGACCGCAGATGGAACGTCGAAGGTCGTAACCGTGACAATGACGGGCACCAATGATGCGGCGGTGATAAGCGGCACGAGCACAGCGAGCCTGACGGAGACGGATGCTGTTCTGACTG